One window from the genome of Actinoplanes teichomyceticus ATCC 31121 encodes:
- a CDS encoding MarR family winged helix-turn-helix transcriptional regulator, translated as MAEPLSETQLQHWRTFIESSWALHTRLEDELRAATGLSMNDYHVLVALAEAPGRRIRMGELASRMVFSPSRVTYQISSMIKRGLVVKESCPDDGRGQEAVLTERGLTALREAAPAHLETVRNSFIDHLDEEELAVIGRAFAKIRKG; from the coding sequence ATGGCCGAACCGCTCAGCGAGACCCAGTTGCAGCACTGGCGCACGTTCATCGAGAGCTCATGGGCCCTGCACACGAGACTTGAGGACGAACTGCGGGCCGCGACCGGTCTGAGCATGAACGACTACCACGTCCTGGTCGCTCTCGCCGAGGCGCCCGGCCGCCGGATCCGGATGGGTGAGCTGGCCAGCCGGATGGTCTTCTCCCCGAGCCGGGTCACCTACCAGATCAGCTCCATGATCAAGCGTGGCCTGGTCGTCAAGGAGAGCTGCCCCGACGACGGGCGCGGCCAGGAGGCCGTGCTCACCGAGCGGGGCCTGACCGCGCTGCGCGAGGCCGCCCCGGCCCACCTGGAAACGGTCCGCAACAGCTTCATCGACCACCTCGACGAGGAGGAGCTGGCCGTCATCGGCCGCGCCTTCGCCAAGATCCGAAAAGGCTGA
- a CDS encoding pirin family protein: protein MPAITVDDVLVLPRLPKLDPVATAYRPVRRLTTAPQGYEGEGFPVRRAFAGVPLSELDPFIHLDQMGEVDYAPGEPKGTPWHPHRGFETVTYMIDGIMDHQDSLGGGGSISNSDTQWMTAGSGILHIEAPPEHLVMSGGLFHGLQLWVNLPRAAKMIDPKYQDIRGKQSALLTTPDGGALIRVIAGEIAGHSGPGSTFTPINLAHVTLQPGARLDLPWQPEYNALVYALSGEGWVGTDLRPITLGQLATHGPGDAIRVEAKTELDLFVMGGRPIREPVVHYGPFVMNTRAELRQAFEDFQKGRLGTIPAARLPHTD, encoded by the coding sequence ATGCCTGCTATCACCGTCGATGACGTCCTCGTTCTGCCCCGTCTGCCGAAGCTCGACCCGGTCGCGACGGCCTACCGCCCGGTGCGCCGCCTGACCACCGCGCCGCAGGGCTACGAGGGCGAGGGCTTCCCGGTCCGCCGCGCCTTCGCCGGCGTCCCGCTGAGCGAGCTGGATCCGTTCATCCACCTGGACCAGATGGGCGAGGTCGACTACGCGCCCGGTGAGCCGAAGGGCACGCCGTGGCATCCGCACCGCGGGTTCGAGACGGTGACCTACATGATCGACGGGATCATGGATCACCAGGACTCGCTCGGCGGCGGTGGCTCGATCTCCAACAGCGACACCCAGTGGATGACCGCCGGCTCGGGCATCCTGCACATCGAGGCACCGCCGGAGCACCTGGTGATGAGCGGCGGCCTCTTCCACGGCCTGCAGCTCTGGGTCAACCTGCCGCGCGCGGCGAAGATGATCGACCCGAAGTACCAGGACATCCGCGGCAAGCAGTCCGCGCTGCTGACCACTCCGGACGGCGGCGCGCTGATCCGGGTGATCGCCGGGGAGATCGCCGGGCACTCCGGCCCGGGCTCGACATTCACCCCGATCAACCTGGCGCACGTCACCCTGCAGCCCGGCGCCCGGCTCGACCTGCCCTGGCAGCCGGAGTACAACGCGCTGGTCTACGCGCTCTCCGGCGAGGGCTGGGTCGGCACCGACCTGCGCCCGATCACCCTGGGTCAGCTGGCCACGCACGGACCGGGGGACGCGATCCGCGTCGAGGCGAAGACCGAGCTGGACCTGTTCGTCATGGGCGGGCGGCCGATCCGCGAGCCGGTGGTGCACTACGGCCCGTTCGTGATGAACACCAGGGCCGAGCTCCGGCAGGCCTTCGAGGACTTCCAGAAGGGCCGGTTGGGGACCATCCCGGCGGCCCGCCTCCCGCACACCGACTGA
- a CDS encoding ATP-binding SpoIIE family protein phosphatase: MVGSGAARPPAMSPLPVRSAGTAGCAALVRSFDWSRTALGSLDRWDAAVRAAVDLLLESPMPMMLLCGDECLVLYNDAYAGVLGALHPAALGRPAAQAFGDAWDQPGMGDVIARVFRTGQPVLDPESQVTLHPGGAEPAFYTRGHSVVRDSDGAVAGVLTVAAETTQVIHRLQSLGELTARLAGALTIDDVTRVVLAYAMASFDLDHCALAVDDGGTYRFVRRIRGEMLDEADERLPPVWRHASTDPAAPLVVAAETGRATFVADGEPLRAVAQDRHERRVRSLAALPLRTASVRGALTMGFRRPHTWLPAERALLRAAAELVAQAAERARRFEAQHGTAQLLQRSMLPEHLPELDTFRIAARYDVGVDGNAAGGDFYDAFRLTDGRLAMVLGDVAGHDVRAAAVMGQVRAALRALALTDPAPPSVLAGLDRLVGSLGAESRNEEIFVTVVYGVLDPSDGSITLASAGHPPPVLRRAGLGGEPATAELVKVPPGAPLGLGGRWQTGSLILEPGDTVLMYSDGVVERRGRTLNAGLDALVAAAAGSASGDPRNMCSLATAAVEGTTDDDVAVLAVEHALAMSRSATMHVAAEPTGPSRVRQWMTARLRHWQVPEPVIGAAILCTSELTTNALLHAGTPAQVHIDLNAERLLVSVADTGTRGSVIRARADTLASRGRGLGLIEELSDSWGTDPTVRGSTVWFEMLLNRQ, translated from the coding sequence ATGGTCGGCTCGGGAGCGGCACGCCCGCCAGCGATGTCCCCGCTGCCCGTGCGGTCCGCGGGCACGGCGGGATGCGCCGCCCTCGTGCGCTCGTTCGACTGGTCGCGCACCGCGCTGGGGTCGCTCGACCGGTGGGACGCCGCGGTGCGCGCCGCGGTCGATCTGCTCCTCGAGTCGCCGATGCCGATGATGCTGCTCTGCGGCGACGAGTGCCTGGTGCTCTACAACGACGCGTACGCGGGGGTTCTGGGCGCCCTGCACCCGGCGGCCCTGGGCCGGCCGGCGGCGCAGGCCTTCGGCGACGCGTGGGACCAGCCCGGGATGGGTGACGTGATCGCCCGCGTGTTCCGCACCGGTCAGCCGGTGCTGGATCCGGAGAGCCAGGTGACGCTGCACCCGGGCGGGGCGGAGCCGGCCTTCTACACCCGGGGTCACTCGGTGGTGCGCGACTCGGACGGCGCGGTGGCCGGGGTGCTCACCGTGGCGGCCGAGACCACCCAGGTGATCCACCGGCTGCAGAGTCTCGGCGAGCTGACCGCCCGGCTGGCCGGGGCGCTGACCATCGACGACGTCACCCGCGTCGTCCTGGCCTATGCGATGGCGTCCTTCGACCTGGATCACTGCGCGCTCGCCGTCGACGACGGCGGGACGTACCGTTTCGTCCGCCGTATCCGCGGCGAGATGCTGGACGAGGCCGACGAGCGGCTGCCGCCGGTCTGGCGGCACGCCAGCACCGACCCGGCGGCGCCGCTGGTGGTGGCGGCGGAGACCGGCCGGGCGACGTTCGTCGCCGACGGCGAGCCGCTGCGGGCGGTCGCGCAGGACAGGCACGAGAGACGGGTACGATCCCTGGCCGCCCTCCCACTGCGCACGGCCTCCGTCCGTGGCGCGCTGACGATGGGCTTCCGCCGCCCGCACACCTGGCTGCCGGCCGAGCGGGCGCTGCTGCGCGCCGCCGCCGAGCTGGTGGCGCAGGCGGCCGAGCGGGCCCGCCGGTTCGAGGCCCAGCACGGCACCGCCCAGCTGTTGCAACGCAGCATGTTGCCGGAGCACCTGCCCGAGCTGGACACGTTCCGGATCGCCGCGCGCTACGACGTCGGCGTCGACGGCAACGCGGCGGGCGGCGACTTCTACGACGCGTTCCGGCTGACCGACGGGCGGCTGGCCATGGTGCTCGGCGACGTGGCCGGGCACGACGTGCGGGCGGCCGCGGTGATGGGCCAGGTGCGCGCGGCGCTGCGGGCGCTGGCCCTGACCGACCCGGCCCCACCGAGCGTGCTGGCCGGGCTGGACCGGCTGGTCGGCTCGCTGGGCGCCGAGTCCCGCAACGAAGAGATCTTCGTGACCGTGGTGTACGGCGTGCTGGACCCGTCGGACGGCTCGATCACCCTGGCCAGCGCCGGTCATCCGCCGCCGGTGCTGCGCCGCGCCGGCCTGGGCGGCGAGCCGGCCACCGCCGAGCTGGTGAAGGTGCCACCGGGCGCCCCGCTCGGGCTGGGCGGGCGCTGGCAGACCGGCTCGCTGATCCTGGAGCCGGGCGACACCGTTCTCATGTACAGCGACGGCGTGGTGGAGCGCCGCGGCCGTACCCTGAACGCCGGTCTGGACGCCCTGGTGGCGGCCGCGGCCGGGTCGGCGAGCGGCGATCCGCGGAACATGTGCTCGCTGGCCACCGCGGCGGTGGAGGGCACCACGGACGACGACGTGGCGGTGCTCGCCGTCGAGCACGCGCTGGCCATGAGCCGGTCGGCGACCATGCACGTCGCGGCCGAGCCGACCGGCCCGAGCCGGGTCCGGCAGTGGATGACCGCGCGCCTGCGGCACTGGCAGGTGCCGGAGCCGGTGATCGGCGCGGCGATCCTGTGCACCAGTGAGCTGACCACGAACGCGCTGCTGCACGCCGGCACCCCGGCGCAGGTGCACATCGACCTGAACGCGGAGCGGCTGCTGGTCTCGGTGGCCGACACCGGCACCCGGGGCAGCGTGATCCGGGCGCGGGCGGACACGCTGGCCAGCCGGGGCCGCGGGCTCGGCCTGATCGAGGAGCTGAGCGATTCGTGGGGCACCGACCCCACGGTCCGTGGTTCGACGGTCTGGTTCGAGATGCTGCTCAACAGACAGTAA
- a CDS encoding dihydrofolate reductase family protein, which yields MRKLVYYIAVTLDGFIAGPDGADPTGPDGFWPIPEDYLGHIVAEYPETLPGPARQALGITAGGTRFDTALEGRATFGIGLRAGLTNAYPHLRHLVFSRTLTQSPDPGVEVVSGDPVARVRELKREPGKDIWLVGGGALAGSLYAEIDQLVVKLSPLTVGAGVPLFGREAVFEPRGWELTGHTVLDSGTLFLTYDRRAHGQAPG from the coding sequence GTGCGCAAACTCGTCTACTACATCGCCGTCACGCTGGACGGCTTCATCGCCGGCCCGGACGGAGCGGACCCCACCGGCCCGGACGGCTTCTGGCCGATCCCGGAGGACTACCTGGGGCACATCGTCGCGGAGTACCCGGAGACCCTGCCCGGCCCGGCGCGGCAGGCGCTGGGCATCACCGCCGGGGGCACCCGGTTCGACACGGCGCTGGAGGGGCGTGCCACCTTCGGCATCGGGCTGCGCGCCGGGCTCACCAACGCCTACCCGCACCTGCGCCACCTGGTGTTCTCGCGGACGCTGACGCAGAGCCCGGACCCGGGCGTCGAGGTGGTCTCCGGCGACCCGGTCGCCCGGGTGCGCGAGCTCAAGCGGGAGCCCGGCAAGGACATCTGGCTCGTCGGCGGAGGCGCCCTGGCCGGGTCCCTCTACGCCGAGATCGACCAGCTCGTCGTCAAGCTGTCGCCGCTGACCGTCGGGGCCGGGGTCCCGCTGTTCGGCCGGGAGGCGGTCTTCGAGCCGCGTGGCTGGGAGCTGACCGGGCACACGGTGCTGGACAGCGGCACGCTCTTCCTCACCTACGACCGGCGCGCTCACGGGCAGGCGCCGGGCTGA
- a CDS encoding VOC family protein, with the protein MELASADPARAAQFYGELFGWESAGDRFKLGGRAVAGLTRSRPDRPDGWLTHLSTPDLEETLEQVALAGGTCLSHPADAHGGRRAIVTDPAGAVLGLWQPTDFAGAQAGGEPGTMSWPELITDDPNAAALFYGSAFGWLLRHDFGVGEWLNQAHDAIAGLASGYRGAWWRAAFQVEDTRAAADRCERLGGALISEPAEAGLTEFAELRDPFGARFTVAAPVHHPVELTVSLGALPAFE; encoded by the coding sequence GTGGAGCTGGCTAGTGCGGACCCTGCGCGAGCGGCGCAGTTCTACGGAGAGTTGTTCGGCTGGGAATCGGCCGGTGATCGTTTCAAGCTGGGCGGCCGTGCCGTGGCGGGGCTGACCCGCAGCCGGCCGGACCGTCCCGACGGATGGCTGACCCACCTCAGCACGCCCGACCTCGAGGAGACCCTGGAGCAGGTCGCCCTGGCCGGCGGCACCTGCCTGAGCCACCCGGCCGACGCACACGGAGGGCGCCGGGCGATCGTGACCGACCCGGCCGGCGCGGTGCTGGGCCTCTGGCAGCCGACCGACTTCGCGGGCGCGCAGGCCGGCGGCGAACCGGGCACGATGTCGTGGCCGGAGTTGATCACCGACGACCCGAACGCGGCGGCCCTGTTCTACGGTTCCGCCTTCGGCTGGCTGCTGCGCCACGACTTCGGCGTCGGCGAGTGGCTCAACCAGGCCCACGACGCCATCGCCGGGCTGGCCTCGGGATACCGCGGCGCCTGGTGGCGGGCGGCGTTCCAGGTGGAGGACACCCGGGCGGCGGCGGACCGCTGCGAGCGTCTCGGCGGCGCGCTGATCTCCGAGCCGGCCGAGGCCGGCCTGACCGAGTTCGCCGAACTGCGGGACCCGTTCGGCGCCCGCTTCACGGTGGCGGCGCCGGTGCACCACCCGGTCGAGCTGACGGTGTCGCTGGGCGCCCTGCCGGCCTTCGAGTAA